A single Balaenoptera ricei isolate mBalRic1 chromosome 13, mBalRic1.hap2, whole genome shotgun sequence DNA region contains:
- the LRRTM1 gene encoding leucine-rich repeat transmembrane neuronal protein 1, producing the protein MDFLLLGLCLYWLLRRPSGVVLCLLGACFQMLPAAPSGCPQLCRCEGRLLYCEALNLTEAPHNLSGLLGLSLRYNSLSELRAGQFTGLMQLTWLYLDHNHICSVQGDAFQKLRRVKELTLSSNQITQLANTTFRPMPNLRSVDLSYNKLQALAPDLFHGLRKLTTLHMRANAIQFVPVRIFQDCRSLKFLDIGYNQLKSLARNSFAGLFKLTELHLEHNDLVKVNFAHFPRLISLHSLCLRRNKVAIVVSSLDWVWNLEKMDLSGNEIEYMEPHVFETVPHLQSLQLDSNRLTYIEPRILNSWKSLTSVTLAGNLWDCGRNVCALASWLSNFQGRYDGNLQCASPEYAQGEDVLDAVYAFHLCEEGAEPTSGHLLSAVTNRSDLGSSAGPATTPADGREGQPDSTPELATVALPGGEHAENAVQIHKVVTGTMALIFSFLIVVLVLYVSWKCFPASLRQLRQCFVTQRRKQKQKQTMHQMAAMSAQEYYVDYKPNHIEGALVIINEYGSCTCHQQPARECEV; encoded by the coding sequence ATGGATTTCCTGCTGCTCGGTCTCTGTCTATACTGGCTGCTGAGGAGGCCCTCGGGGGTGGTCTTGTGTTTGCTGGGGGCCTGCTTTCAGATGCTGCCCGCCGCCCCCAGCGGGTGCCCGCAGCTGTGCCGGTGCGAGGGGCGGCTGCTGTACTGCGAGGCGCTCAACCTCACCGAGGCGCCCCACAACCTGTCCGGCCTGCTGGGCTTGTCCCTGCGCTACAACAGCCTCTCGGAGCTGCGCGCCGGCCAGTTCACGGGGTTAATGCAGCTCACGTGGCTCTATCTGGATCACAATCACATCTGCTCGGTGCAGGGGGACGCCTTTCAGAAACTGCGCCGAGTTAAGGAACTCACACTGAGTTCCAACCAGATCACCCAACTGGCCAACACCACCTTCCGGCCCATGCCCAACCTGCGCAGCGTGGATCTCTCGTACAACAAGCTGCAGGCGCTCGCGCCCGATCTCTTCCACGGGCTGCGGAAGCTCACCACGCTGCACATGCGGGCCAACGCCATCCAGTTCGTGCCCGTGCGCATCTTCCAGGACTGCCGCAGCCTCAAGTTTCTCGACATCGGATACAATCAGCTCAAGAGTCTGGCGCGCAACTCTTTCGCCGGCTTGTTCAAGCTCACCGAGCTGCACCTGGAGCACAACGACTTGGTCAAGGTGAACTTCGCCCACTTCCCGCGCCTCATCTCCCTGCACTCGCTCTGCCTGAGGAGGAACAAGGTGGCCATTGTGGTCAGCTCGCTGGACTGGGTATGGAACCTGGAGAAAATGGACCTGTCGGGCAACGAGATCGAGTACATGGAGCCCCATGTGTTCGAGACCGTGCCACACCTCCAGTCCCTGCAGCTGGACTCCAACCGTCTCACCTACATCGAGCCCCGTATCCTCAACTCCTGGAAGTCGCTGACGAGCGTCACCCTGGCCGGGAACCTCTGGGACTGTGGGCGCAACGTGTGCGCCCTGGCCTCGTGGCTCAGCAACTTCCAGGGGCGCTACGATGGCAACTTGCAGTGCGCCAGCCCGGAGTACGCACAGGGCGAGGACGTCCTGGACGCCGTGTACGCTTTCCACCTGTGCGAGGAGGGGGCCGAGCCCACCAGCGGCCACCTGCTCTCGGCCGTCACCAACCGCAGCGACCTGGGATCCTCCGCCGGCCCGGCCACCACTCCCGCTGACGGCAGGGAGGGGCAGCCCGACAGCACGCCTGAGCTGGCTACCGTGGCCCTCCCCGGCGGCGAGCACGCCGAGAACGCTGTGCAGATTCACAAGGTGGTCACCGGCACCATGGccctcattttctccttcctcatcGTGGTCCTGGTGCTCTATGTCTCTTGGAAGTGTTTCCCAGCCAGTCTCAGGCAGCTCAGACAGTGCTTTGTGACGCAGCGCAGGAAGCAAAAGCAGAAACAGACCATGCATCAGATGGCTGCCATGTCTGCCCAGGAATACTACGTTGATTACAAACCGAACCACATTGAGGGAGCCCTGGTCATCATCAACGAGTATGGCTCGTGTACCTGCCACCAGCAGCCCGCGAGGGAATGCGAGGTGTGA